One Triticum dicoccoides isolate Atlit2015 ecotype Zavitan chromosome 4B, WEW_v2.0, whole genome shotgun sequence genomic window carries:
- the LOC119294637 gene encoding putative FBD-associated F-box protein At5g56440 isoform X2 yields the protein MSAPASSSKRSHGPAAHSADRLSSLPDPLLHLVMSFLPMREVVRTSLLSPRWRNLWASVPFIHLDFKEFVDATADSFVIGVDDHDWLKLDENRLQKFGDHLLLLRDGAVPLDEARIFIGGADLSDKYDLWIHHAIKHKARLLHVYAHRFLRVEFNDRSMIRSQHLKIIRLQEVTLTDTSLRPLNFYFPVLEHLELDCCIVNCVKNKISSRSLQTIRITCCEVFGDLEICAPNLNHLYILDPVFGGHAIVTRDLYSLVTASISLSALELYHGILDGLSRVTTLELHAPLLEPTRERCLETCPVFSNLISLVLGEWCMASNFSPKLKYLTFKLRMDQLRSCKAAERDRSPRGDSSLGGYPSIERTMIYCGKDDPRVSALVKVLLPIVIPGGEISIKGH from the exons ATGTCTGCACCGGCATCCAGTTCCAAGAGGTCGCACGGACCAGCAGCGCACAGTGCTGACAGACTCAGCAGCCTTCCTGACCCGCTGCTCCATCTCGTGATGTCCTTCCTGCCGATGCGAGAAGTCGTGCGCACAAGCTTGCTCTCGCCAAGGTGGCGCAATCTCTGGGCCTCCGTGCCCTTCATCCAcctagatttcaaggaatttgtggATGCTACTGCTGATTCTTTTGTTATTGgtgttgatgatcatgattggttgaaGCTGGATGAGAATAGGCTGCAGAAGTTTGGGGACCACTTGCTACTCTTGCGTGATGGCGCGGTGCCCTTGGATGAGGCTCGGATCTTTATTGGAGGTGCTGATTTGTCTGACAAATATGATTTGTGGATTCATCATGCCATCAAGCATAAAGCTCGGCTGCTTCATGTTTATGCTCATCGCTTCCTCCGAGTAGAATTCAATGATAGATCGATGATTCGTTCTCAGCACCTGAAAATAATCAGGCTCCAAGAAGTCACTTTGACTGACACATCCCTTAGGCCACTGAATTTTTATTTCCCTGTGCTTGAACATCTAGAGCTGGACTGTTGCATTGTCAACTGTGTGAAGAATAAGATCTCATCGAGGTCACTGCAGACTATACGTATAACCTGCTGCGAAGTCTTCGGAGATCTTGAGATTTGTGCTCCGAATCTGAACCATCTGTACATCCTCGACCCAGTTTTTGGAGGGCATGCTATAGTAACAAGGGATCTGTATTCTCTAGTTACAGCTTCAATAAGTCTAAGTGCCTTGGAGCTGTATCATGGTATACTTGACGGCCTCTCACGTGTCACAACCTTGGAGCTACATGCACCATTACTTGAG CCCACGCGGGAGAGGTGTTTGGAAACATGCCCGGTGTTCAGCAACCTCATAAGCCTGGTGCTTGGCGAATGGTGCATGGCCTCCAACTTCTCTCCTAAACTGAAGTATCTGACCTTTAAGCTCAGAATG GACCAGCTTCGATCATGCAAGGCTGCTGAGCGTGATCGGTCACCAAGAGGGGACTCGTCGTTGGGCGGCTATCCTAGCATCGAGAGGACCATGATCTACTGCGGCAAAGATGATCCAAGAGTCAGCGCGTTGGTGAAGGTGCTGCTACCGATTGTCATCCCAGGCGGGGAAATCAGCATCAAAGGTCACTAG
- the LOC119294637 gene encoding putative FBD-associated F-box protein At5g56440 isoform X1 — protein MSAPASSSKRSHGPAAHSADRLSSLPDPLLHLVMSFLPMREVVRTSLLSPRWRNLWASVPFIHLDFKEFVDATADSFVIGVDDHDWLKLDENRLQKFGDHLLLLRDGAVPLDEARIFIGGADLSDKYDLWIHHAIKHKARLLHVYAHRFLRVEFNDRSMIRSQHLKIIRLQEVTLTDTSLRPLNFYFPVLEHLELDCCIVNCVKNKISSRSLQTIRITCCEVFGDLEICAPNLNHLYILDPVFGGHAIVTRDLYSLVTASISLSALELYHGILDGLSRVTTLELHAPLLEKPTRERCLETCPVFSNLISLVLGEWCMASNFSPKLKYLTFKLRMDQLRSCKAAERDRSPRGDSSLGGYPSIERTMIYCGKDDPRVSALVKVLLPIVIPGGEISIKGH, from the exons ATGTCTGCACCGGCATCCAGTTCCAAGAGGTCGCACGGACCAGCAGCGCACAGTGCTGACAGACTCAGCAGCCTTCCTGACCCGCTGCTCCATCTCGTGATGTCCTTCCTGCCGATGCGAGAAGTCGTGCGCACAAGCTTGCTCTCGCCAAGGTGGCGCAATCTCTGGGCCTCCGTGCCCTTCATCCAcctagatttcaaggaatttgtggATGCTACTGCTGATTCTTTTGTTATTGgtgttgatgatcatgattggttgaaGCTGGATGAGAATAGGCTGCAGAAGTTTGGGGACCACTTGCTACTCTTGCGTGATGGCGCGGTGCCCTTGGATGAGGCTCGGATCTTTATTGGAGGTGCTGATTTGTCTGACAAATATGATTTGTGGATTCATCATGCCATCAAGCATAAAGCTCGGCTGCTTCATGTTTATGCTCATCGCTTCCTCCGAGTAGAATTCAATGATAGATCGATGATTCGTTCTCAGCACCTGAAAATAATCAGGCTCCAAGAAGTCACTTTGACTGACACATCCCTTAGGCCACTGAATTTTTATTTCCCTGTGCTTGAACATCTAGAGCTGGACTGTTGCATTGTCAACTGTGTGAAGAATAAGATCTCATCGAGGTCACTGCAGACTATACGTATAACCTGCTGCGAAGTCTTCGGAGATCTTGAGATTTGTGCTCCGAATCTGAACCATCTGTACATCCTCGACCCAGTTTTTGGAGGGCATGCTATAGTAACAAGGGATCTGTATTCTCTAGTTACAGCTTCAATAAGTCTAAGTGCCTTGGAGCTGTATCATGGTATACTTGACGGCCTCTCACGTGTCACAACCTTGGAGCTACATGCACCATTACTTGAG AAGCCCACGCGGGAGAGGTGTTTGGAAACATGCCCGGTGTTCAGCAACCTCATAAGCCTGGTGCTTGGCGAATGGTGCATGGCCTCCAACTTCTCTCCTAAACTGAAGTATCTGACCTTTAAGCTCAGAATG GACCAGCTTCGATCATGCAAGGCTGCTGAGCGTGATCGGTCACCAAGAGGGGACTCGTCGTTGGGCGGCTATCCTAGCATCGAGAGGACCATGATCTACTGCGGCAAAGATGATCCAAGAGTCAGCGCGTTGGTGAAGGTGCTGCTACCGATTGTCATCCCAGGCGGGGAAATCAGCATCAAAGGTCACTAG